A window of Platichthys flesus chromosome 23, fPlaFle2.1, whole genome shotgun sequence contains these coding sequences:
- the pah gene encoding phenylalanine-4-hydroxylase, translating into MDAAYKKVNGSSGPEAEAENQGSGRRRGSMYLEEETNKKSEVISCIFSLKEEVGALARALRLFEDKGINLTHIESRPSGTDKYQYEFFISVDPSCSQALDEVIDGLRTQISGCVHELSRNKQKDTVPWFPNDIQDLDRFANQILSYGSELDSDHPGFTDQVYRSRRKEFADIAYNYRHGQIIPRVEYTEEEKVTWGTVFKELKTLYPTHACREHNRVFPLLEKYCGYTHDNIPQLEDVSRFLQSCTGFRLRPVAGLLSSRDFLGGLAFRVFHSTQYIRHSSKPTYTPEPDICHELLGHVPLFADPGFAQFSQEIGLASLGAPDEYIEKLATVYWFTVEFGLCKQGTEIKAFGAGLLSSFGELQYSLTDKPTLQPFDPEKTSMQKYPITEYQPVYFVAESFEDAKDKVRNFAGTIPRPFTVRYNPYTQSIEVLDNTKQLRNLADSIGSEMGKLCEALRKLA; encoded by the exons atggaCGCTGCCTACAAGAAAGTCAACGGGAGCTCTGGTCCTGAGGCAGAGGCTGAAAACCAAGGCTCAGGG aggagacgagGCTCCATgtacctggaggaggagaccaaCAAGAAGTCGGAGGTCATCTCCTGCATCTTCTCCCtgaaagaggaggtgggagCTCTGGCCAGGGCTCTGCGGCTCTTTGAG GACAAGGGCATCAACCTGACGCACATCGAGTCCCGTCCATCGGGGACGGACAAATACCAGTACGAGTTCTTCATCAGCGTGGACCCCAGCTGCTCCCAGGCCCTGGACGAGGTCATCGACGGCCTGCGCACGCAGATCAGCGGCTGCGTGCACGAGCTGTCCCGCAACAAACAGAAGGACACAG TGCCGTGGTTCCCTAATGACATCCAGGACCTGGACCGCTTCGCCAACCAGATCCTCAGTTACGGCTCGGAGCTGGACTCGGATCACCCG ggcTTCACAGATCAAGTCTACAGAAGCCGCAGGAAGGAGTTTGCCGACATTGCCTACAACTACAGACA TGGCCAAATCATCCCCAGAGTGGAgtacacagaggaggagaaggtcacATGGGGGACCGTGTTCAAGGAGCTGAAGACTCTGTACCCGACTCACGCCTGCCGCGAGCACAACCGGGTCTTCCCCCTGCTGGAGAAGTACTGCGGCTACACCCACGACAACATCCCGCAGCTGGAGGACGTCTCCCGCTTCCTGCAGT CGTGCACGGGTTTCCGGCTTCGCCCGGTGGCCGGCCTGCTCTCGTCCCGGGACTTCCTGGGCGGACTGGCCTTCCGCGTCTTCCATTCCACGCAGTACATCCGCCACAGCTCCAAGCCCACGTACACACCTGAGCC GGACATCTGCCACGAGCTGCTGGGACACGTTCCTCTGTTCGCCGACCCGGGTTTCGCTCAGTTCTCACAG GAAATTGGACTCGCCTCCCTTGGAGCCCCGGACGAGTACATTGAGAAACTTGCCACC gtgtACTGGTTCACCGTGGAGTTCGGCCTGTGTAAGCAGGGCACGGAGATTAAAGCTTTCGGAGCTGGACTGCTTTCATCGTTCGGCGAGCTGCAG TACTCCTTGACAGACAAACCCACACTGCAGCCCTTTGACCCGGAGAAGACCAGCATGCAGAAGTATCCCATCACAGAGTACCAGCCGGTCTACTTTGTCGCTGAGAGCTTCGAAGATGCCAAAGACAAAGTCCG GAACTTTGCCGGCACCATCCCCCGGCCTTTCACCGTGCGGTACAACCCCTACACCCAGAGCATTGAAGTGCTCGATAACACCAAGCAGCTCAGGAACCTGGCTGACAGCATCGGCA GTGAAATGGGGAAACTGTGTGAAGCCCTGAGGAAACTGGCATAA